In Rhipicephalus microplus isolate Deutch F79 chromosome 7, USDA_Rmic, whole genome shotgun sequence, one genomic interval encodes:
- the LOC119180141 gene encoding 3-phosphoinositide-dependent protein kinase 1 yields MSSGAPSNERSVKEPADSPTAGTAAMPTPVTGGAASTGAAAALSNNVAAASKDGAEEPKQSAKMCANDFIFGKLIGEGSFSMVYLAKEVRTNKEYAIKVCYKQHIIREKKQRAIMREKQILRILSARPHPFFIRLHSTFHDANKLYFVVTYAKNGELLPHIVKYGSFDVDVTRFYTAEIVSALEHLHSLGIVHRDLKPENILLDERMHIQITDFGSAKIISREFCDEVDIGEIELNGHNSFVGTAQYVSPEMLSDKSCSPSTDLWALGCIVYQMISGLPPFRASNEYLTFQKILKLKYEFPDGFNPVVRDLVENLLVLDPNQRLGAATRGGYPVLKQHEFFAEVRWEKLPETDPPKMLPFLPGTSSNEELRSHYCVPDGLEPGLDDKQMTRLLGLAFDDDAPASPPVSATPQPPQQQLQPQQQQQRPQQRISRTQLHILDFGPEEHHRRLQKQAESNPYHKFVQGNLILKQGLVDKRKGLFARRRMLLLTTGPHLYYVDPQAMVLKGEIPWSAELRPEPKNFKTFFVHTPNRTYYLEDPEGYALAWCKAIEEVRKATYNQADDAS; encoded by the exons AGGAGTGTAAAAGAACCTGCCGACAGCCCTACAGCCGGAACCGCCGCGATGCCGACGCCCGTCACCGGTGGCGCCGCCTCGACAGGTGCCGCCGCGGCGTTGTCCAACAACGTGGCGGCAGCATCCAAGGACGGTGCCGAGGAGCCGAAGCAATCCGCCAAGATGTGCGCCAACGACTTCATCTTTGGCAAGCTCATTGGCGAAGGCTCGTTTTCCATG GTCTATCTGGCTAAAGAAGTCCGTACCAATAAGGAATATGCAA TCAAGGTGTGCTACAAGCAGCACATCATCCGCGAGAAGAAGCAGCGGGCCATCATGCGCGAGAAGCAGATTCTGCGGATACTCAGCGCtcgaccccacccctttttcaTCCGCCTTCACTCCACGTTCCACGACGCAAACAAGCTCT ATTTCGTGGTTACCTATGCAAAAAACGGGGAGCTCCTACCGCACATTGTCAAGTATGGGTCATTTGATGTCGACGTGACGCGATTCTACACGGCCGAGATCGTCTCGGCATTGGAGCACCTTCATTCTTTAGGCATTGTGCACAG AGATCTTAAGCCAGAGAACATTCTTTTGGATGAGCGAATGCACATTCAGATCACGGACTTTGGCTCTGCGAAGATTATTTCGAGGGAATTCTGTG ATGAGGTGGACATTGGCGAGATCGAGCTCAATGGTCACAATTCCTTTGTGGGCACGGCCCAGTACGTGTCGCCGGAAATGCTCTCGGACAAGAGCTGTTCACCAAG CACTGACCTCTGGGCTTTAGGTTGCATCGTCTACCAGATGATCTCCGGCCTACCTCCGTTTCGAGCATc GAACGAGTATTTAACGTTCCAAAAGATTCTTAAGCTGAAGTACGAGTTTCCCGACGGCTTCAACCCCGTGGTTAGGGACCTTGTGGAGAACCTCTTG GTGCTGGACCCCAACCAGCGGCTGGGCGCGGCGACCAGGGGCGGCTACCCGGTGCTCAAGCAGCACGAGTTCTTCGCCGAGGTTCGGTGGGAGAAGCTGCCCGAGACGGACCCGCCCAAGATGCTCCCGTTCCTCCCGGGCACATCGAGCAACGAAGAGCTGCGCTCGCACTACTGT GTCCCGGACGGCTTGGAGCCCGGTCTGGACGACAAGCAGATGACGCGTCTTTTGGGGCTCGCGTTCGATGACGACGCACCCGCGTCTCCGCCGGTTTCGGCCACTCCCCAGCCACcccagcagcagctgcagccacagcaacaacaacaacgaccgCAGCAGCGCATTTCCCGGACACAGCTGCACATTCTAGACTTTGGCCCCGAGGAGCACCACCGGCGGCTCCAGAAGCAAGCCGAGTCCAACCCGTACCACAAGTTTGTCCAGGGCAACCTCATCCTCAAGCAAGGTCTCGTCGACAAGCGCAAG GGCCTGTTTGCACGCCGACGGATGCTGCTGCTGACGACGGGGCCCCATCTCTACTATGTGGACCCCCAAGCAATGGTGTTGAAAGGAGAGATACCCTGGTCCGCCGAGCTGAGGCCTGAGCCCAAGAACTTCAAGACTTTCTTCGTACACACG CCCAACCGAACCTACTATTTGGAGGACCCCGAAGGCTACGCCCTGGCTTGGTGCAAGGCGATCGAGGAAGTGCGCAAAGCCACCTACAACCAAGCCGACGACGCATCTTAG